The proteins below come from a single Mya arenaria isolate MELC-2E11 chromosome 8, ASM2691426v1 genomic window:
- the LOC128244534 gene encoding uncharacterized protein PF3D7_1120600-like produces the protein MSNLAEVNVYDSMSNLAEYNVYDNISILAECNVYDNMSNLAKRNVYDTMSILAECNVYDSLSNLAECSVYDSMSNIAECNMYDSISKLAECSVYNSMSNLGECNVYDIMSNLEKCSVYDSTSNLVGCNVHDSMSKLAECSVYDSISNLAECNVYDIMPNLAKCSVYDNMSNLAGCNVYYNMSKLAECNVYYSLSKLAEFNVYDSLSNLAECNVYDNMSNLAECNVYDNMSNLAECNVYDSMSNLAECNVYDSVSNLTECNVYDSMSNLAECSVNDSMSNLAECSVYDSLSNLAECNVYDNISDLSECNVHDSLSNLAECSVYDSMSNQAKCSVYDSLSSLGEFNVYDSLSNLAECSVYDSMSNMAECNVYDSMSNLAKCSVYDSMPNLAECSVYGSMANLAKCSLYDILSNLAEYNIYDTMSKLAKVNVYDSLSDLAEYNMYNTMSRTCSMQRV, from the coding sequence ATGTCCAACCTGGCTGAAGTCAACGTGTATGATAGCATGTCCAACCTGGCTGAATATAACGTGTATGATAACATATCCATACTggctgaatgcaacgtgtatgataacATGTCCAACCTGGCTAAACGCAACGTGTATGATACGATGTCCATACTggctgaatgcaacgtgtatgatagCCTGTCCAACCTGGCTGAATGCAGCGTGTATGATAGCATGTCTAATATTGCTGAATGCAACATGTATGATAGCATTTCCAAATTGGCTGAATGCAGCGTGTATAATAGCATGTCCAACCTTggtgaatgcaacgtgtatgatatCATGTCCAACCTGGAAAAATGCAGCGTGTATGATAGCACGTCCAACCTGGTTGGATGCAACGTGCATGATAGCATGTCCAAACTGGCTGAATGCAGCGTGTATGATAGCATATCCAACCTtgctgaatgcaacgtgtatgatatCATGCCCAACCTTGCTAAATGCAGTGTGTATGATAACATGTCCAACCTGGCTGGATGCAACGTGTATTATAACATGTCCAAACTggctgaatgcaacgtgtattaTAGTTTGTCCAAACTGGCTGAATTCAACGTGTATGATAGTTTGTCCAACCTtgctgaatgcaacgtgtatgataacATGTCCAACCTggctgaatgcaacgtgtatgataacATGTCCAACCTggctgaatgcaacgtgtatgatagCATGTCAAACCTGGCTGAATGCAACGTTTATGATAGCGTGTCCAACCtgactgaatgcaacgtgtatgatagCATGTCCAACCTGGCTGAATGCAGCGTTAATGATAGCATGTCCAACCTGGCTGAATGCAGCGTGTATGATAGCTTATCCAACCTggctgaatgcaacgtgtatgataacATTTCAGACCTTTCTGAATGCAACGTGCATGATAGCTTGTCCAACCTGGCTGAATGCAGCGTGTATGATAGCATGTCCAACCAGGCTAAATGCAGCGTGTATGATAGCTTGTCCAGCCTAGGTGAATTCAACGTGTATGATAGCTTGTCCAACCTAGCTGAATGCAGCGTGTATGATAGCATGTCCAACATggctgaatgcaacgtgtatgatagCATGTCCAACCTGGCTAAATGCAGCGTGTATGATAGCATGCCCAACCTGGCTGAATGCAGCGTGTATGGTAGCATGGCCAACCTGGCTAAATGCAGCCTGTATGATATCTTGTCCAACCTTGCagaatacaatatatatgataCCATGTCCAAACTGGCTAAAGTCAACGTGTATGATAGCCTCTCCGACCTGGCtgaatacaacatgtataatacCATGTCCAGAACTTGCtcaatgcaacgtgtatga